The Pseudomonadota bacterium sequence CGCTAAGCTTCCCATAATGACAATCTGTTTTTTAACAACTCTTTTCTTTTTTGAATCGGATATTACCCTTTTAAGGGTGGGAGGAATTCCGCCTTCATGTTTTTGATATTTTACTTTTGAGAGGAGGTCGGCAAGAAGGCTCATATCTTCCGGGTCTATTCCTCGTATTTATCTTTTACCGAAAAAAGAAGGGCTGGTACAGGCGCTGGCGACATGCAACTTCCACGTTGTATCATCTGATATTTTTCTTTACTCTTCAATTTTTGAAATATTTTCCATGAATATTTGATCTTTTTTTGCGAATCAGTTGCATTATAACAACCAACGGCCTCCCAGTTAAAACCATACCGATCCACGCATTGTTTCAGAATATTTGCCCCGATCATGACGTTATAGCATGGATTCGAGACCAGCTCATCTTTGTTCAATTCAAGCATCTTGATCCAGAAGGAATTAATCTGCATGAGCCCCACATCAAAAGAACCATTTCGGTTTACATTGAAAGCTCCGGGATTCATATTTGATTCAATTCCGGCAATACTCTCAAGAAGTCGATAAGGAATACCATATTGTTTTCCGGCGTCTTCGAAGCAAAATGCATCAAGGAGCGAAGGCATCAATATTGCACATATAATTAATAATTTCATCAAGTTGACCAATTATAGTTAAATAGTGCTTTAAAAAGCAAGAAATATTATACATACTATGGAAATATATGGAAAATGTCCTTCTGGTCGAAGATGATATCCTGCTGCGAAACCAGATACGTTTTTCCCTTGAGTTAACCTTCAATATTTTTGAGGCCGGAGATGTTGAAGAAGCCCTGAGCATCCTTAAAAACAACAAGATTGAAGTGGTAATCCTGGACCTTGGTCTGCCGCCTTCTGAAAATACACCCTATGAGGGTATCAGACTTTTACGCTTCATTATCGATACATTTCCGGCAAAAGTTGTCATCCTGACAGGGCAGAAAACTGAAAATGCCGCCTTGGAGGCCATAAAATCAGGCGCCTTTGATTATATTATGAAGCCGGTTGATATGGATAAGATAGTTTTTTCAATTAAAAGGGCTTTACTCTTTAAAGATATTGAAGAGAAGATAGACAAAGAAGGCATTAAAAAAATCTCCTTTGATATTGAAGTCGGCAAAGGGCTGCAGCCTGCAAGAGAAGAAGCGGAAAGAAATATTGTCTTAAAGGTGTTAAAGGACACAAACTTTAACGTCTACCAATCTGCAAAAATCCTGGGGATTAAAAGAGAAAGCCTCTACTATTTCATTAAAAAATTTGGATTTAAACGAAGCAAATATGACGATTAAACTCCTGGACATAACATACCTGTTCTTCATCACTGCCGGTACAATCATTATTTGTATTCTTGTTTATCTGAGGTTTTTAACGAATAGGGCTTTTAAAACAGTTTTAATGCTTATTAATGAAAATAAAGAATGCGATTATGATTTACATCTATTTCTTGAAAAGACAGAAGGTCTGTTAAAAAATGCAAGAGTTGGGGATGTATTTTACAGGATTGTTTATCTCGGGAATTGTTTTGAAAAGAAAAAAGGCAACGATAAAAACGTCGTTCAGCAGAGCATCGAGCGAGCAGATTATGCTGTAAACATCAGCCTGATACCCAAATCCTCAGGAGGCGAAAATAGATATATCCACCTGATGATTCTTCAAACTATTATTTTATTGGCAGAAACGGATATTTTAATAAAAATAAAGGCTATTAACGAAACATTCTATAATTTTTCAAAACTACAGACATTCATCATACATGATGTTAAAAATATAGCCCAGTTCTCGCAGACATTGTCTTACAACTTAGAACACGCAGAAAATCCCGACAGAGAGTTAAAACTCATAGGCATTCTGAAAAAATCAGCATCTATTTTGTCTCTACGGGCCAACAGAATACTGGATATGCTGGAAATCGGCAAAGAAAGGGGGCATCCCGATAGTCATAAAAGCAATGTAAGCGTTAGAAGACTGATAGAAGCAGTAGCAAATCTTTACAAGTTTCCCTATGAGATTCAGGGAGATGCTTCAATATTTACGGAAGAATACAGGATCACATCCATCCTTGACAATATCCTGAAAAACATATACGAAAAAACATTACGTGAACACAATGTACAATCCTTCATTGATATTATCGAAACAGATGCTGATATTAAAATTATTATCCGTGATACAGGAAGCCATATCGAGCATATTGAAAGAATTTTTGAACCATTTTATACAACTAAAAAGGAAGGGTTGGGGATAGGACTCTTTCAAGCAAAGAACATAGCTCTGTCTATGGGGGGAGAAATTATCTCAAGGAATATTGAAAAAGGCGTTGAATTTGAGGTAACAATTCCCCGTAAAAGATAAATTCTCCAACTATTGTATATATGTAAAATCATTCTACATCTTGTGCAATAATCATTTTTCGTCGATAATATGAAAATAATTAAATGAATAACTGATTTGGGAGGGTGTATATGGAAATGTTCAGAAGATTAAAGGACCAGAAAGGTTTTACACTCGTTGAACTGGCAATTGTGCTTGTTATCATCGGTATCATGCTCGGGGCTGTGCTTAAAGGACAGGAAATGATTAACAGCGCAAAGAGTAAGAGATTATATAGTCAGCAAAGAGAGATCGCCGCGGCCATTTACACCTATTATGACAAATATGCCAAATATCCCGGAGACGACAACGGTACAGGTATCGGAACAAGATGGAATCCGGTCACCTATTACACAGCCGGCAACGGAAATGGACTGATAGACGGCGGAGCAACCGGAACCGATGCCGCTCCCGGCACCATGTTTACCTGCGCCGCAGCTACTGCATCGGAGACTTGCGGGATGTGGGATCACATGAGGCGGTCGAATATTCTCTCAGGTCCTCTTGATGGCACAAATCCTACAAACCCCTATGGCGGAACCGTAGGAGCGGCAAATGTCGCAGTCTCCACCTTAACCGTAAACTGGATCGGTTTTTCAAGAGTTCCCTCAAATATAGCACAACAGATAGACATCCAGTATGACGACGGCATAGCAACTACAGGTTCAATTCGCGCGCTTGCTGCATATACGGCAGGCTCGGAAGCGCCGATATTATTATTTTTCAAACTCTAATTCTGATTTAGATTATTGTTGATTTTTTTACGATAAGTACATAGGGAGGCACAAAACCTCCCTTTTTATTTTTTAACACAATGTTATATAATGGTAATATAATTAAATTATGCATTGTTTATACTTGGATAACAAAGGATGGGATAATACATGAAACCGGGTGCAAAAGGTTTTACCCTTATTGAGCTTGCAATCGTGATGGTTATAATGGGTATTCTTGTGAGTATTGGGGCAGGCATGATCGGCCCCTTAACAATACGGATGAAAACAACGGAGACAAAAGAAAATGTCAATGCTGCCTTAGAAGGCATCATAGGATATGCTGCAACCAACAACAGACTACCCACTCTCGCCCAGTTTCCAAATATAGTACGGACACAGAAAGATGCCTGGAATAATACGATACAGTACATTTTCGACAACAATCTTGCCACATCCATATGTGATAGAACAACAACGAACATAACACTGAGGGTATGCAATGATGCTGCCTGTACAACATCCAACACTGTAAATAATGTTGCATACATTATCCTCAGTGGCGGAAGCAATTTCAACAACCAAACCGCAGCAAACCAGGCTGTTGCGGCAGCAACAATGATCAACACCTATCTTACAGGCATAGCAGTTGATAACTATGCAGGCGATTTCACACGTGCCACAGACGAATACGATGATATCATAAAATGGGTAACATTGCCTGAGCTTCAGACAAAACTGTCATGCGGGCGATGCTCGGCCTATGAAATATGGAATAACTTAGGCGTTGGGGGTTATTTTCGCATTAACGGCATAGGATGCGGTCTTATTCCCAATAATACCCTTATATCGAGCATCGGTCCGGGAGGGAATATCAGCGGTTTTACCGATGCCTCATGCACGGCGCCTGCAGCAATAACGTCAATTACATACACACAGGCAACTGCAACAGACGCAAACAGAAATTGTGCTGTTAACTACAATAATACGGACAGATAGCCCATTATTAATTATAACGTTGCATAAAAATAGATTGTTTTGATATATTATGACGCAAGAGGGGAACATGAATGTTAAAGACATATTAAATGCAATGATTGAAAAAAATGCTTCCGATCTCCACCTTGTAGAAGGGAATCCACCTTCTTTTATCATTAACGGAAATTTAAGCTTCTACAACGACAAACCAATGACCAGAAACGATCTGAAATTATTTTTGGATGAGGTTGTAGAGGATGTTGATAGGAAACAAAAGTTTTTTAATGAAAAAGAGCTTGATTTTGCATATGAGCTTGAAGGTAAGGCAAGGTTTAGAGTCAACGCCTACTTCCAGAGAAATTCTGTAGCTTTTACCATAAGGATGATCCCTTTAAACATACCTACATTAGAGGCCCTGCATCTACCTGACATTTTAAAAGAATTCGCAAAAAAACGGAGCGGTCTGGTGCTGGTAATCGGCCCTGCCAAGAGCGGAAAATCGACAACAGTTGCTGCTATGGTAAATATAATCAATGAAGAGATGCCTACACACATCGTGACAATAGAAGATCCTATTGAGTATGTTTACAAACCGAATAAATGCGTCATTTCCCAAAGAGA is a genomic window containing:
- a CDS encoding lytic transglycosylase domain-containing protein: MKLLIICAILMPSLLDAFCFEDAGKQYGIPYRLLESIAGIESNMNPGAFNVNRNGSFDVGLMQINSFWIKMLELNKDELVSNPCYNVMIGANILKQCVDRYGFNWEAVGCYNATDSQKKIKYSWKIFQKLKSKEKYQMIQRGSCMSPAPVPALLFSVKDKYEE
- a CDS encoding response regulator — its product is MENVLLVEDDILLRNQIRFSLELTFNIFEAGDVEEALSILKNNKIEVVILDLGLPPSENTPYEGIRLLRFIIDTFPAKVVILTGQKTENAALEAIKSGAFDYIMKPVDMDKIVFSIKRALLFKDIEEKIDKEGIKKISFDIEVGKGLQPAREEAERNIVLKVLKDTNFNVYQSAKILGIKRESLYYFIKKFGFKRSKYDD
- a CDS encoding HAMP domain-containing sensor histidine kinase, which gives rise to MTIKLLDITYLFFITAGTIIICILVYLRFLTNRAFKTVLMLINENKECDYDLHLFLEKTEGLLKNARVGDVFYRIVYLGNCFEKKKGNDKNVVQQSIERADYAVNISLIPKSSGGENRYIHLMILQTIILLAETDILIKIKAINETFYNFSKLQTFIIHDVKNIAQFSQTLSYNLEHAENPDRELKLIGILKKSASILSLRANRILDMLEIGKERGHPDSHKSNVSVRRLIEAVANLYKFPYEIQGDASIFTEEYRITSILDNILKNIYEKTLREHNVQSFIDIIETDADIKIIIRDTGSHIEHIERIFEPFYTTKKEGLGIGLFQAKNIALSMGGEIISRNIEKGVEFEVTIPRKR
- a CDS encoding prepilin-type N-terminal cleavage/methylation domain-containing protein; its protein translation is MEMFRRLKDQKGFTLVELAIVLVIIGIMLGAVLKGQEMINSAKSKRLYSQQREIAAAIYTYYDKYAKYPGDDNGTGIGTRWNPVTYYTAGNGNGLIDGGATGTDAAPGTMFTCAAATASETCGMWDHMRRSNILSGPLDGTNPTNPYGGTVGAANVAVSTLTVNWIGFSRVPSNIAQQIDIQYDDGIATTGSIRALAAYTAGSEAPILLFFKL
- a CDS encoding prepilin-type N-terminal cleavage/methylation domain-containing protein, which translates into the protein MKPGAKGFTLIELAIVMVIMGILVSIGAGMIGPLTIRMKTTETKENVNAALEGIIGYAATNNRLPTLAQFPNIVRTQKDAWNNTIQYIFDNNLATSICDRTTTNITLRVCNDAACTTSNTVNNVAYIILSGGSNFNNQTAANQAVAAATMINTYLTGIAVDNYAGDFTRATDEYDDIIKWVTLPELQTKLSCGRCSAYEIWNNLGVGGYFRINGIGCGLIPNNTLISSIGPGGNISGFTDASCTAPAAITSITYTQATATDANRNCAVNYNNTDR
- a CDS encoding PilT/PilU family type 4a pilus ATPase, translating into MNVKDILNAMIEKNASDLHLVEGNPPSFIINGNLSFYNDKPMTRNDLKLFLDEVVEDVDRKQKFFNEKELDFAYELEGKARFRVNAYFQRNSVAFTIRMIPLNIPTLEALHLPDILKEFAKKRSGLVLVIGPAKSGKSTTVAAMVNIINEEMPTHIVTIEDPIEYVYKPNKCVISQREVKEDTLSFADALRHILRQSPGVIVVDGIKDKESVKMLLEAAETGHLVFFTLRTWNVVQSINKIIDYFTESEKKQVRIQISHTLRGVISQRLIKRTDKHGFVCACEVMPINQTIQNLIREDKLNQIFSAMEDLRKEGMVTLNDCFLALYKKGLVDLQEILEHTPGKQGSLETFLLQ